From Malacoplasma iowae:
GACATTAAATCAACTTTAAAAATTAATGAAAAACAACAAGAAGCAATAATACTTGATAATATTGATAAACTTGATGCTAAAACAAAATGAAATCTTTTGTGAATTCAAAACACTTTATATTCTATTTTTAAAAACTATAATATTTATTTAAAATTTAGTAATATATCAGAATCAGAATTTGAAGAACTTTCATTAATTATAAAAAATGATTTTAATAACCTTACAATTGAAATTTTGGAATAACTAGATCAAATTTAATGATCTAGTTTTTTTATTTTTTCAAAAGTAAATCTATAATCTAATTGCTTTTAATTTTGTTTATAATTAATAATTGGAGCAAATAATGAATTTTAAAACAACATTGTGATTAAACTATTTAAGACCAAATATTTTTGTTAAAGATATTTCACATATAGATATTCACTCTCTAAAAACTAATGGAATAAAACTTGTAATATGTGATTTAGATAATACATTGGTACCCCATTTTAACAAGTTTCCCAATAAATATGTTTTTGAATTTATTAATAAAATTAAAAGAGAAGGATTACTTATTATCATTGCTTCAAATAACACAAAAAAAAGAGTTACAACTTTTGTAAATCAACTTCAAAAAACCATAAGTGTTGATGGTTTTTTATATAATTGTAAAAAACCATTTACAAGAAAAATAAAAAAAGAAATTAGTAAGTTTAATATTACATATAATGATGTTGTGGTTATAGGAGATCAATTTATTACTGATATCTTTCTTGCTAATAGACTTAAATGTAAAAGTATTTTGGTGCTTCCAATGGTTGATTCAAATAAAAGTGTTTCAAGCAATTTACTTTTAAAGATTTTAGAAAATTTTATTTATAAAAAATTACAACATGAAAAATATATAGATAACAAATTTGATAATGGAAAAATTAATGATGAAATCGAATTATTATAATAAAAAGTGTAAGGGTTGTGGACAGTTTTTTTCAAATGATATAAATAGTCCATCATATGTTATGAACCCAACAGAAAAAACATTATATTGTAAAAGATGTTTTCAAATAAAACACTATAAAAAAATTAATAATGATAATGTTGATGAAAAACATATTATTGATGTAATAAACAAAATAGATATAAAAGATAATTTTTTAATAATAATTGTTGATTTATTTGATATTTATAATACATTGATAGAACAATATAAAGATTATAGAAACAAAATTATAGTTGTTAACAAACTTAATGCTTTACCAAAGAAATTTAACTCAAATATAACTTTAGAAAAAATAAGTAAAATAGTTGATTCTAAAAACATTTTGTACAAAGATATAA
This genomic window contains:
- a CDS encoding YqeG family HAD IIIA-type phosphatase, coding for MNFKTTLWLNYLRPNIFVKDISHIDIHSLKTNGIKLVICDLDNTLVPHFNKFPNKYVFEFINKIKREGLLIIIASNNTKKRVTTFVNQLQKTISVDGFLYNCKKPFTRKIKKEISKFNITYNDVVVIGDQFITDIFLANRLKCKSILVLPMVDSNKSVSSNLLLKILENFIYKKLQHEKYIDNKFDNGKINDEIELL